ttgcttgcctaaactcgcttgcctaatacctgaactcgcttgcctaaactcgcttgcctaaactcgcttgcataaaacctaaactcgcttagcttgactcgcttgcctgtactcgcttggctaaactcgcttgcataaaacctaaactcgcttgcataaaacctaaactcgcttagcttgactcgcttgcctgaagtCGCATGCCTTATatctgaagtcgcttgcctaaaacctaaacttgcttgtccaaacacgttacacaaagttaaaaatccataatctttaacccaaaccagacttgtccctgggtcgctccactttaatttagaagtttcttcttttacctcatctgcgttttgagtttcattctttgagggcttgaagtgctttggaggatatttgaacctttgtttgccgcatcaacaaacatgctttatctttacccattttattttggattgcatttctatgtgtaatccggccaaatgttcagtctccttacatgtaatgtctatggtctgacgataatctgacctcttcatgaagcagaatgtgtgtgaatgttgtcccgtgagctccagggtctctgtgggcctgtcaacgtctctttagcaaaaggttggagagtgaaattcctttttgtgccattttcatgtgttcctgagtatttcagacctgtggtgtttcacatgagaccttaatgggaacttttctttttctgcctgcatacgtaatacctacattagtagggtgatcactgttgatcccaatattgatcattaaccacctcattctttgggattacaaatcatgtaatttatgagcatatttgcaaatgcctccaaatatcagattgtgtaaaaacgaatgaaatgtaacctgcttgatttaaagaaaataaaacatccaaatattataaacctgttttgtgttgctctcttaccatgtggaaatgagcagatagatatgtttagctctgatttgctgcctccttttggtgtggtgctgggatttgtttaatatactattatcatttccaggataagGTAATAACCTAGCATAGCCTACCCGGAAAAGAAGGGATATGATTgccagggcaggctgtttcggtgtaagtgaaatccgcgagctgctgatcatgtacATGGTACAGGGTCAAGCCGTCCTGGTGTGCACCGATTGGTCATTCCACGTTCCAACTGCTGTGAGACGGGCCGGTTCCCGGACTCGGCGACAGGGCCTTCTTCTGAGGCTTTGTCTGCTGTGCTCGTCAGAAACACATGTACTGGAGGCCCTCATTCAGGCTCGGATGAAAGCCGTGGAGGGCAGCGAAAGGTTCCCGGTGAATGGCAGGTATTTACTGAACAAAATCCCTTTACGTCAGAAGAGAACAACTAGCTCCGCTAACGTCAGTGCTTGGGGCTTTTTGTGTTGCTCGACAGCAAACCCAAGGCCTTGGAGCGCGACGTCACAGAGATGGACCCTGCACTCCGGTTAatgctgcaggagaaggagagggctgTGAGGACGCTGCAGGAGACTGTGGAGGTATACTCACAGGCAtggcacacacgcgcgcgcacacacacacttccggctcacacacacatccagcacAGAGGCTCCACTACTTCCTGTCTTGGACCGGAAGTACGAGCGATCAAAAGTGAAAGTATGGTTGGGTTGTTGTATATTGGAGATTCATTTACTGGTTCATCAACTACAAACTTTTACATTTCTTCAATGATTTAAAAAGTTCCATCAATCTCTAAATCATCAAAATAAGGGTTTTAGAAATaaggaattttattttttgtagtaCACTTTTTTTATTACACTTTTGGAATGGAATCTATCTATTCCCCTGAAATGATCCATCACATGATAAGGCAGGCCTTCTTTTTATTAAAATCCCAAATGTATGACATTGGATTGTTTTGTCATTCAatattcttatatatatattcaattttcaaattattatttatacatgtTAATCCTCTAAACATCTTCTACATAACTACAAGAAATTGTATATCCTTAAACATGTAAAAGAAATAAAGGGAAAACAGACACATAAATGGAGCTCATTATAACCCTTTATAAAGTGTTATGTTACACAACTACAGGGTTAATTCTTAAAGATATTCTCCTCGTTAAATGACAGCAGTATGACATTAATGCAGATCTCCCAGATCTCTCatagtagagattctaattctattctaattcaggaaacaacattagttgttttggtcgtttgattattttattatcaaacaaaggtcctagtctgcttgattgacaggtgagatgatcaggggggcggAGTTTCTACCTTCTTCATGTAAACTTGGATAGAGgattggatagagaggctcagtgaaggtgcagccagtagcagagtagatatgaaccctggcttccacatcatagaaggagaccagaccctcatcataatcaacaaacacccccaccttctggagcccagctctcagagggagatcGACATCAGGGTCATCATTAAATACCAACCCATCCTCGTTGAACCAAAGAGTCCAGTAACCCGTCTCAGGGGTCCACTCTGTCTCACCTTTTCtgtcgatggactctctggccactcctaaacaccatacagtcttgtctttaacctggacctcaaagtaaaatctccctgaggagaagctctgcctcgtgagaacaAATGAATACTTTGTAAATCTCTTACGATTGTCTGGGAGTCTCTTCCACACATCTCCATGATgcacttgtttcccatcctcagacaggatgagcctgggatgagctgtattaggatccagagtcacatctaatTCATACttctggaccctcttcagttcagcatcatcaggcagcttcttcatctccatgttcagtgtctcctccagctgatccagggatctcctcaaggtccctacgtatgacggaggacagacctccaccgtggtccagtccctggtgggtggaggatccttcagggatctgaaggtctggaggaagtggaggtggtcttcagtgtgtgagagccgcttcacctctgagcttctattggtcagatcttctatttcctgctccagctctttgatgaggtcttcagctcgtttcactgtggatttcagtttctctttcaccgtttggttgaattcatcccggcccttttcaacacagcctatcagagcagtgaagacctgcccaccatgggctatctctctgtctgcatctttgctgctcagttccactgtgtctttgatctccttaatcttttgttttctctcctggatcaaCTGCGGAAattcagcctctatcttccccagctgggccgtcttcacttcatattcctcctttagaggtacaacaggatgggacttgtggtgtgcctctgtgcagaactgacacacacacacctgttcagtctggcagaagagctccagaagtcggtcgtggttcttacacatcctgtcttccagacggtccataggctcgaccagccgatgtttcttcaggccagcgactctctgatgtggctccaggtgggtttcgcagtaagaggtaaaacacatcaggcaggacttcacagccttctgctgggtcccagtacagacatCACAGGGAACTACTGCTGGgtcaacacaaggctgctcttttactcgtaCAGTTGTTTTAATCTGAGCAGCCAGCTCTGATAAGAAGGTATTGACCTGAAGATCAGGTCTTGTGTTGAAAAGcttgttgcaaacaggacatttgtactggacttgttcatcccagaactttgtaatacaggttctacagaagttgtgtccacatgcggTGGTAACTGGActgttgaacacatccagacagatggaacatgaaaagttttCTTCAGACCACGAAGTGTTAGcacaggccattcctagacacagacgacaaggtttatgtattgagcaatACAGATTTCTAAATCGATAACGGGAAGAGATGTTTTAACTTTCCCAAAGTTGTGCTGTTTTACTTACTTGTTCTTACTGTCAGACTTTTTGTCCCAAAATGCGATTTATTTTCTCCTGAACGGGAGAACAGCTTCGACGCGGGTTGCTTTGGTTTCGTTTCCTCAATATgacgtcctctcctcccctaacacatGGCTCCTCCCTTAACCCTTGGCTCCGCCCCCATGAACACGCTCAGACTTTGGTGCATTCACGCACTGTGTAGGCTACTTCCATGCGTTGATGTTTTCTCTTCTTTTTGGCATTGAAATATGTTCAACCTTAAAAAGATTGGACACAGAGAGCCcgggaaaaaaaataactttttgATTCAGTGGTGAGTTGTGTTGCGACGAACTGAGTAAGAGCTGTAAGAATACATTTGACTTGATATTGACTGTGCCTAGTATTTTCTCCAGTCTTAATATAAAAACACGAAacaaacggagaagggaggggg
This genomic window from Gadus macrocephalus chromosome 15, ASM3116895v1 contains:
- the LOC132473795 gene encoding E3 ubiquitin-protein ligase TRIM39-like, giving the protein MACANTSWSEENFSCSICLDVFNSPVTTACGHNFCRTCITKFWDEQVQYKCPVCNKLFNTRPDLQVNTFLSELAAQIKTTVRVKEQPCVDPAVVPCDVCTGTQQKAVKSCLMCFTSYCETHLEPHQRVAGLKKHRLVEPMDRLEDRMCKNHDRLLELFCQTEQVCVCQFCTEAHHKSHPVVPLKEEYEVKTAQLGKIEAEFPQLIQERKQKIKEIKDTVELSSKDADREIAHGGQVFTALIGCVEKGRDEFNQTVKEKLKSTVKRAEDLIKELEQEIEDLTNRSSEVKRLSHTEDHLHFLQTFRSLKDPPPTRDWTTVEVCPPSYVGTLRRSLDQLEETLNMEMKKLPDDAELKRVQKYELDVTLDPNTAHPRLILSEDGKQVHHGDVWKRLPDNRKRFTKYSFVLTRQSFSSGRFYFEVQVKDKTVWCLGVARESIDRKGETEWTPETGYWTLWFNEDGLVFNDDPDVDLPLRAGLQKVGVFVDYDEGLVSFYDVEARVHIYSATGCTFTEPLYPILYPSLHEEGRNSAPLIISPVNQAD